One genomic window of Elaeis guineensis isolate ETL-2024a chromosome 2, EG11, whole genome shotgun sequence includes the following:
- the LOC140855715 gene encoding pentatricopeptide repeat-containing protein At5g66520-like, whose protein sequence is MAAPQSQELLRLAHAPLSHFFPSASAIRKPSCPDEALRLFKLRFQRRRPGFDPFETHVAVSTLKASSSVPHLHAYFLKSGLFTDVHVASALLHNYALSSFSIARLLFDEIPNRNIVTANTMLTCYSRHGRLSKARSLFNSMKEKDIVSWSAIIGGYMDAGHRTQGLELFQEMMKTGHLKPDSLMLVTLLSGCASTGSLQLLGKSIHAYAVKNGIEINVQLGTSLIDMYARSGCLISAFRVFERMRERNVMHWTAMICGLAMHGHGKEAVAFFDRMREVGVRPNEITFTGVLSACCHAGLIEEGQRYFCSMVQEFGYKPQIHHYGCMVDLFAKAGRLEDAYAIIESMRMEPNIIVWTCFLAACKEYKNFEIAEKGIEKVLSMTIPDEDGGVYTLISDLYALGHRWNDVERVRKLMDVHSVKKSRGSSFIEVEEKIR, encoded by the coding sequence ATGGCAGCGCCCCAAAGCCAGGAGCTCCTCCGTTTAGCCCACGCCCCCCTCTCGCACTTCTTCCCCTCCGCCTCCGCCATCCGGAAGCCCTCTTGCCCCGACGAAGCCCTGCGGCTTTTTAAGCTCAGGTTCCAACGCCGCCGTCCCGGCTTCGACCCCTTCGAGACCCACGTCGCCGTCTCCACCCTCAAGGCCTCCTCCTCCGTCCCCCACCTCCACGCCTACTTCCTAAAATCGGGCCTTTTCACCGACGTCCATGTCGCCTCCGCCCTCCTTCACAACTATGCATTATCCTCCTTCTCCATCGCCCGCCTCCTGTTCGACGAAATCCCCAACCGGAACATCGTCACCGCCAACACCATGCTCACCTGCTACTCGAGGCACGGCCGCCTCAGCAAAGCCCGCTCGCTCTTTAACAGCATGAAGGAGAAAGATATTGTCTCCTGGTCGGCCATTATAGGCGGCTACATGGACGCCGGGCACCGGACCCAGGGGCTCGAGCTCTTCCAGGAGATGATGAAGACTGGCCACCTGAAGCCCGATTCGCTGATGCTCGTGACGTTGCTCTCCGGGTGCGCCTCCACGGGCTCGCTCCAGTTGCTGGGAAAATCCATCCATGCGTATGCCGTGAAGAATGGAATCGAGATCAACGTCCAGCTGGGGACGTCGCTTATCGACATGTACGCCAGGTCCGGTTGCTTGATTAGCGCGTTCCGTGTATTCGAGAGAATGCGGGAGAGGAACGTTATGCACTGGACGGCTATGATTTGCGGGTTGGCCATGCACGGCCACGGCAAGGAGGCGGTTGCCTTCTTCGACAGAATGAGGGAGGTGGGCGTGAGGCCCAACGAGATAACATTCACTGGGGTCCTCAGTGCCTGCTGCCATGCAGGACTGATCGAGGAGGGACAGAGGTATTTCTGTAGCATGGTCCAAGAATTTGGCTACAAGCCACAAATTCACCATTATGGTTGCATGGTCGATCTTTTCGCCAAGGCCGGGAGGTTGGAGGATGCTTATGCTATTATCGAGAGTATGAGAATGGAACCAAATATCATCGTGTGGACTTGTTTTCTGGCAGCTTGCAAGGAGTATAAGAACTTTGAGATCGCAGAGAAAGGGATCGAGAAGGTTTTGAGCATGACGATCCCTGATGAAGATGGCGGAGTCTACACGCTAATCTCTGATTTGTATGCATTGGGGCATAGGTGGAACGATGTGGAACGAGTAAGGAAGTTGATGGATGTGCATAGTGTGAAGAAGAGCAGAGGGTCTAGTTTCATTGAGgtagaagagaagataaggtga